The Armatimonadota bacterium genome contains a region encoding:
- a CDS encoding RNA polymerase subunit sigma-24: MQSECSYLILDETYRSSSRLLFARLVRVLGDFDLAEDALQDAVRAAAIQWREKGVPDIPEAWLFQVARNYGISMMRKERKLLPLNDQHQTDFEPPSEFGDELLRLAFLCCHPAISPDAQVALTLREVCELTTEEIAAAYLVPTQTIAQRIVRAKSKIRAAQIPFELPSPDELPARNAAILKTIYLVFNESYASSTGKAIVRQDLMSLAIHLGRQLFALSSEPEAGGLLALMLIHQARNNTRTTPDGDLILLEHQDRRLWNRQTLDEASSLITSSFSSGRAGPYSVQAAIASVYADAPSFAETDWDEIIGLYDLLFRLEPSPVVILNHAVAIAMRDGPEAGIQRIDRLLSSGVLSGYHRAYAARGELHWRRNDAVSALSDFKRALDFVRQEPERRYLNQRILEIATVDVDSQGP; encoded by the coding sequence TTGCAGTCCGAATGCTCCTATTTGATCCTAGATGAGACCTACCGGTCGAGTTCCCGGCTATTGTTTGCTCGGCTCGTTCGAGTACTAGGGGATTTTGATCTTGCCGAAGACGCATTGCAAGATGCGGTGCGAGCCGCGGCAATCCAGTGGCGCGAAAAAGGTGTTCCTGATATTCCTGAAGCCTGGCTTTTTCAAGTGGCACGAAACTATGGCATTTCAATGATGCGAAAAGAGCGGAAGCTGCTGCCGCTGAACGACCAGCACCAGACTGATTTTGAACCGCCAAGCGAATTCGGTGACGAGCTTCTTAGGTTGGCATTTCTGTGCTGTCATCCGGCGATCTCGCCCGATGCGCAAGTAGCTCTGACTTTGCGTGAGGTCTGCGAGTTGACTACCGAAGAGATCGCAGCCGCTTATCTGGTTCCAACCCAGACTATTGCCCAGCGAATCGTTCGGGCTAAGTCAAAAATTCGGGCTGCTCAAATTCCGTTTGAGTTGCCCTCCCCCGACGAACTTCCGGCTCGAAATGCGGCGATTCTCAAGACCATTTACTTGGTGTTCAACGAATCGTATGCGTCAAGCACAGGGAAAGCCATTGTCCGACAGGACCTGATGTCGCTGGCAATCCATCTCGGGAGGCAACTCTTCGCCCTTTCGTCAGAGCCGGAGGCTGGCGGATTATTAGCGCTCATGCTCATTCATCAGGCGCGCAACAACACGCGAACAACTCCAGATGGAGATTTGATCTTGCTTGAGCATCAAGATCGAAGACTCTGGAATCGCCAGACGTTGGACGAGGCGAGCAGTTTGATCACGAGTTCATTTTCCTCGGGTCGAGCTGGACCGTATTCTGTGCAAGCGGCCATCGCCTCCGTTTACGCCGATGCGCCAAGTTTTGCGGAGACGGATTGGGATGAGATTATTGGATTGTATGACCTATTGTTCAGGTTAGAGCCTTCGCCTGTGGTCATCCTCAATCATGCCGTCGCAATTGCGATGCGTGATGGCCCTGAAGCAGGAATCCAAAGAATTGACCGATTGCTTTCATCTGGTGTTTTATCGGGATATCACCGCGCCTATGCTGCACGAGGCGAACTACATTGGAGGCGAAATGATGCGGTGAGTGCTTTGTCTGATTTCAAACGCGCACTGGATTTTGTCCGTCAAGAGCCAGAACGGCGGTACCTGAATCAGCGAATTTTGGAAATTGCGACTGTTGATGTCGATTCCCAAGGTCCTTAA
- the mgtE gene encoding magnesium transporter: MLTKDLENFVEQLRSLVRNQDSGVITESLEGILPEDLAEGVSRLQSDEAITILSALDPEVAGYVLVELPTETAREIMNELPDYALAHYLDVLPMDDALELREELGPERFEDLLEIIPKEDAQELRRLLAYPEGTVGRLMTERFFEVSPETTVSQLLEDIRNASDEKYETVNDIYVLSQDRHLLGVFSLRKAIRSPLSTPASELMREEVVTCNASDTAEASARSMARYGFYALPVLDGRGRIVGIFTGDDAQTVLREEETRDIESLGAVSGDAEPYLSIGVLKMAWKRLPWLFALFIAETATGSVMRRYGGDGAIAGYLFFLPLILGAGGNSGSQATTMITRGLAVGNVRTKDWLLIARKEFLTALIVGTSLGLAGMLRSIFWGAEPALMYSIGCALPAIVLWATAVGGLLPLGAKRLGIDPAVMSAPFISTFVDATGLIIYFEIVKAFFGGKLPI, translated from the coding sequence ATGCTCACCAAGGACCTAGAAAACTTTGTAGAACAATTGCGGTCCTTGGTTCGGAACCAAGATTCTGGCGTCATTACGGAATCGCTAGAAGGCATTTTGCCCGAAGACCTTGCTGAAGGTGTGTCGCGGCTCCAGTCGGACGAAGCGATCACGATTCTAAGCGCGCTTGACCCGGAAGTGGCGGGCTATGTTTTAGTGGAACTCCCCACCGAGACAGCGCGGGAGATCATGAACGAGCTCCCGGACTACGCCTTGGCGCACTACCTCGATGTGCTGCCGATGGACGACGCGCTCGAACTGCGAGAAGAGCTTGGTCCTGAGCGGTTTGAAGATCTCCTCGAGATCATTCCAAAGGAAGACGCGCAAGAGCTTCGACGATTGCTGGCGTATCCCGAAGGCACCGTCGGGCGGTTGATGACCGAGCGCTTCTTTGAAGTTTCTCCCGAAACAACCGTTTCGCAATTGTTGGAAGACATTCGAAACGCTTCCGATGAAAAGTACGAGACAGTCAACGACATCTATGTGCTCTCGCAGGATCGGCACTTGCTCGGGGTGTTCAGCCTCCGAAAGGCGATCCGCTCGCCACTTTCGACGCCAGCGTCTGAACTGATGCGCGAGGAAGTTGTGACATGCAATGCCTCCGATACGGCAGAAGCCTCCGCGCGGTCCATGGCGAGATATGGATTCTATGCGCTACCAGTTTTGGATGGACGTGGACGAATTGTTGGCATCTTCACGGGTGACGACGCTCAGACCGTTCTGCGCGAAGAAGAAACCCGCGACATTGAAAGTTTGGGTGCGGTTTCGGGTGATGCGGAGCCTTACTTGTCGATCGGCGTCTTAAAAATGGCTTGGAAGCGACTGCCTTGGCTCTTCGCACTGTTCATCGCTGAGACGGCCACGGGTTCGGTCATGCGTCGATACGGTGGCGACGGCGCAATCGCTGGATATCTATTCTTCTTGCCACTGATTCTTGGCGCGGGTGGGAACAGCGGCTCCCAAGCCACGACGATGATCACTCGTGGTCTGGCGGTGGGTAATGTTCGCACAAAAGATTGGCTGCTGATCGCCAGAAAGGAATTCCTCACTGCCTTGATCGTGGGCACCTCATTGGGACTAGCTGGCATGCTGAGGTCGATTTTTTGGGGGGCAGAACCCGCGCTGATGTACTCCATTGGCTGTGCGCTCCCCGCCATCGTGCTCTGGGCGACCGCAGTCGGCGGATTGCTTCCGCTGGGAGCGAAGCGACTCGGCATCGACCCCGCCGTGATGAGCGCGCCGTTCATCAGCACCTTTGTCGATGCGACAGGTTTGATCATCTATTTTGAGATCGTGAAAGCATTTTTCGGCGGAAAATTGCCTATTTGA
- a CDS encoding VOC family protein has translation METNTIQPIPYLFFDAKCADAMAFYADVFGGQVFAMTYGDMPGDEVCPDAAKNLIMNATLELPGGGLLYGSDIFPGRQIHSSTGFMVALVFKSVAEAQRVFDRLSENGEIAMPFGPTFWAEKFGMLMDKFGIEWAINGNMLERQ, from the coding sequence ATGGAAACGAACACGATCCAACCAATCCCTTATCTCTTCTTTGATGCCAAATGTGCCGATGCCATGGCGTTTTACGCCGATGTATTCGGAGGCCAGGTCTTTGCGATGACCTACGGCGACATGCCTGGGGACGAAGTCTGTCCAGACGCGGCAAAAAATCTAATCATGAATGCAACACTGGAACTTCCTGGAGGCGGGCTGCTCTATGGCAGCGACATTTTCCCGGGAAGACAGATTCATTCCAGCACCGGCTTTATGGTGGCGCTTGTCTTCAAATCGGTGGCAGAGGCCCAGCGAGTTTTTGATCGATTGAGCGAAAATGGCGAAATTGCAATGCCATTTGGGCCGACGTTTTGGGCTGAAAAATTTGGCATGCTCATGGACAAATTTGGCATCGAATGGGCAATCAATGGCAATATGCTCGAACGACAATGA
- a CDS encoding 1-acyl-sn-glycerol-3-phosphate acyltransferase: MIRNTVRARFHTVYWNEPAMPPGPVIFICTHHGWHDGYLMFHAITKLKKVSVDWIQEFDSFPQFAKIGGMPFPLDRPEVRFKTIRETIRLMKSGTSLVLFAEQQLHRPPEILPLGGAIELIQKAVPDLTLIPVGIYYELSMHERPEAILHFGEAIKQDQDPRDGLVAALEIARSRANMIPELPVLVHGTKDVNERWDMRSKFGKK, translated from the coding sequence ATGATCCGCAACACCGTCCGGGCTAGATTCCATACGGTGTATTGGAACGAACCGGCGATGCCGCCCGGCCCTGTGATCTTCATTTGCACCCATCACGGCTGGCACGATGGCTACCTGATGTTCCATGCCATCACGAAGCTCAAAAAGGTTTCTGTCGATTGGATTCAAGAGTTCGACAGCTTTCCTCAGTTTGCAAAAATCGGCGGAATGCCCTTTCCTCTCGATCGCCCCGAGGTTCGGTTCAAAACGATCCGAGAAACAATTCGCTTGATGAAAAGTGGGACTTCCCTAGTGCTGTTTGCGGAGCAACAACTGCATCGCCCTCCTGAAATTCTGCCGCTCGGTGGAGCGATTGAACTGATCCAGAAGGCGGTGCCAGACTTGACGCTGATTCCTGTCGGAATTTACTACGAGCTTTCGATGCACGAACGTCCTGAGGCAATTTTGCACTTCGGGGAAGCAATCAAACAGGATCAAGACCCGAGAGATGGCCTCGTCGCAGCGCTGGAAATCGCGCGATCACGTGCTAACATGATTCCTGAATTACCGGTGCTCGTTCACGGTACCAAAGACGTCAACGAACGCTGGGATATGCGTAGTAAGTTTGGAAAGAAGTAA
- a CDS encoding GNAT family N-acetyltransferase: protein MKLRIANPEDASQIANLYLDIRKDTVPIIHTLTEAENWIRDQRIARGSSWVLELDDQVIGWLDVHGDDLDQLYLKRGFQGLGYGKKLVDHAKELSPSRLELFTFQVNDGARRFYAREGFREVYWGDGSDNEEGQPDVKLVWESGQR, encoded by the coding sequence GTGAAATTGCGGATAGCAAATCCGGAAGATGCTTCGCAGATTGCAAACTTGTACTTGGATATCCGCAAAGATACGGTACCGATCATTCACACGCTCACTGAAGCTGAAAATTGGATTCGGGACCAACGTATAGCTCGGGGATCATCCTGGGTTTTGGAACTAGATGATCAAGTGATCGGTTGGCTCGATGTTCATGGTGATGATCTGGACCAACTCTATTTGAAACGCGGGTTTCAAGGTCTAGGCTATGGCAAAAAGCTCGTGGACCATGCAAAGGAACTCTCCCCTTCGCGATTAGAGTTGTTCACATTCCAAGTTAACGATGGTGCGCGCAGGTTCTATGCGCGTGAAGGATTTCGAGAAGTATATTGGGGCGACGGCTCGGATAACGAAGAAGGGCAGCCAGATGTAAAACTTGTCTGGGAATCTGGCCAACGGTGA
- a CDS encoding PEP-CTERM sorting domain-containing protein (PEP-CTERM proteins occur, often in large numbers, in the proteomes of bacteria that also encode an exosortase, a predicted intramembrane cysteine proteinase. The presence of a PEP-CTERM domain at a protein's C-terminus predicts cleavage within the sorting domain, followed by covalent anchoring to some some component of the (usually Gram-negative) cell surface. Many PEP-CTERM proteins exhibit an unusual sequence composition that includes large numbers of potential glycosylation sites. Expression of one such protein has been shown restore the ability of a bacterium to form floc, a type of biofilm.), with translation MGFALRTRLLVVAGAVALCLQSHALTWSMREVTVPGQSDLRITGINNAGQMAVHTSINSRVFRVSTSGQIESLVNSEYNLYQTISGGINENGEVAVWGYGYSGNPLQKVSCWTPGVGITSLVVPTVAGYYEVQTYAINNSRVAVGRALDTRETGSSGNGFATVYSPTTGMPLTPGYWDGYNMARDVDEAGNIVGCVNLDPILWRANGTYVDLTQPSSYGSATAINSSGLISGTLNDINGKHLAIWNTSGQLLHKIYIGDRVNDPSPPTESTYMNENGEVVVTVLRNGVARNYMWSQSTGLMDITSSFTNTGGARLNLVGINNRREIIAAGYIGSVYKQNLLLTPVPEPSELIVLGVGLVGVVLRRRRRKSAATG, from the coding sequence ATGGGTTTCGCGTTGAGGACGAGGTTGTTGGTGGTTGCGGGCGCGGTTGCACTTTGCTTGCAGTCTCATGCATTGACTTGGTCGATGCGTGAGGTGACTGTGCCCGGCCAATCAGACCTCCGGATTACCGGTATCAATAATGCTGGCCAAATGGCGGTCCACACGAGTATTAACAGCAGGGTTTTCCGGGTTAGCACTTCAGGTCAAATAGAATCGCTTGTCAATTCAGAATATAACCTCTATCAGACAATCTCGGGTGGGATAAATGAAAATGGCGAAGTCGCCGTTTGGGGTTATGGATATAGCGGCAATCCTCTTCAAAAAGTGAGTTGCTGGACACCGGGGGTTGGAATTACAAGCCTTGTTGTCCCCACTGTGGCCGGATATTATGAAGTACAAACCTATGCGATCAACAATTCCCGTGTTGCCGTAGGTCGCGCGCTAGATACACGCGAAACAGGCTCATCTGGCAATGGATTTGCAACGGTGTATTCACCCACGACGGGAATGCCTCTAACCCCAGGGTATTGGGACGGCTATAACATGGCCAGAGACGTCGATGAGGCTGGAAACATCGTCGGCTGTGTCAATCTCGACCCGATTCTTTGGCGTGCTAATGGAACCTATGTGGACCTTACTCAACCAAGCAGTTACGGGTCGGCAACGGCTATCAATTCCAGCGGGCTGATCAGTGGGACGTTGAATGATATTAACGGCAAACATCTTGCCATCTGGAATACATCGGGGCAACTGCTTCATAAGATATATATTGGTGATCGGGTTAATGACCCAAGCCCACCCACCGAAAGCACATACATGAACGAGAACGGTGAAGTCGTCGTCACTGTGCTCCGGAATGGCGTCGCACGCAACTACATGTGGTCACAGTCCACTGGGCTAATGGACATTACTTCGTCATTCACGAACACGGGTGGAGCAAGGTTGAACCTAGTCGGGATAAACAATCGAAGGGAGATAATCGCAGCAGGATACATCGGCAGTGTCTACAAGCAGAACCTACTCCTCACCCCAGTGCCGGAGCCATCGGAACTAATCGTTCTCGGAGTTGGGCTGGTGGGCGTCGTTCTCCGACGACGAAGACGAAAGTCGGCTGCTACCGGCTAA
- a CDS encoding SGNH/GDSL hydrolase family protein produces MANGWKIATGVLTVFSIGLVGMAAKLYNTAEDFYRRELVARLDPLDLNRKKPSIESNPELPTIVFLGDSRAAMWPQPEYRANYINLGVNSQTTGQILERAKVELAGLHPDLVVIQAGVNDLKVCALLPEQKERIQKQALSNLEQIYRVAKGTGAEVIMTTVFPGAKPGLLDQARWNESAIRAIIQINKAIRASHKDCLDAAKALSSDERTVANGLSLDLLHLNPNGYLILNQALKERLVKKF; encoded by the coding sequence ATGGCTAACGGGTGGAAAATTGCAACAGGAGTTTTGACCGTCTTTTCGATTGGGCTTGTCGGTATGGCAGCAAAGCTCTACAATACCGCGGAAGACTTCTACCGCAGAGAACTAGTGGCTCGGCTCGATCCATTGGATTTGAACCGTAAGAAGCCATCTATTGAATCGAATCCTGAGCTGCCTACGATCGTCTTTCTCGGAGATTCGAGAGCGGCCATGTGGCCGCAACCTGAATATCGTGCGAACTATATCAACCTTGGAGTAAATAGCCAAACAACCGGCCAGATTTTGGAACGAGCAAAAGTTGAACTAGCAGGATTGCACCCGGACTTAGTGGTGATTCAGGCCGGCGTTAACGATCTCAAAGTTTGCGCATTGCTGCCAGAACAGAAAGAGCGCATTCAAAAACAAGCGCTATCAAATTTGGAGCAGATTTATCGTGTAGCAAAGGGCACCGGAGCAGAAGTCATTATGACTACAGTATTCCCAGGAGCAAAACCGGGATTGCTAGATCAGGCGCGGTGGAACGAGTCAGCCATACGGGCGATCATTCAGATAAACAAAGCCATCCGTGCGAGCCACAAAGATTGCCTCGATGCGGCAAAGGCACTGAGTTCCGATGAGCGTACAGTAGCCAATGGATTATCGCTTGATCTACTTCATCTAAATCCGAATGGATATCTGATATTGAATCAAGCTCTAAAGGAACGACTGGTCAAGAAATTCTGA
- a CDS encoding GNAT family N-acetyltransferase, whose protein sequence is MQITSELERLEEVSMAGFFVGWPNPPSEQTLRQLLINSPYRALAINDGQLIGFATGLSDGVLFSFLTCLEVLPDFQGNGLGKRLVEHLLEVMPRVYTVDLVCDPDVQGFYQKCGFIPYTSAVIRRHDLLAAR, encoded by the coding sequence GTGCAGATCACTTCGGAACTTGAGCGACTTGAAGAAGTTTCAATGGCAGGCTTCTTTGTGGGGTGGCCAAACCCACCATCGGAGCAGACGCTAAGGCAATTGCTGATCAATTCGCCGTACCGCGCCTTGGCCATCAATGACGGTCAACTGATTGGATTTGCGACTGGGCTTTCCGATGGAGTCCTTTTTTCTTTCTTAACTTGCCTCGAGGTACTTCCTGACTTTCAAGGGAACGGCCTTGGGAAGCGGCTTGTCGAACATCTTCTAGAAGTAATGCCTCGCGTCTACACGGTAGATCTAGTATGCGATCCGGATGTACAAGGCTTCTATCAGAAGTGCGGATTTATCCCCTATACTTCAGCAGTCATTCGGCGGCATGACTTGTTGGCTGCGAGGTAA
- a CDS encoding rhomboid family intramembrane serine protease, which yields MIPFRVKNPPESLPIATYSLIALNTIIFFATQQEMEIPKATAEAHGVSILNLSPITILTSMFLHGDVMHLIGNMLFLWIFGSAVEGRLRTPKFLMLYTIAGFAGALAHLGLLSTKITTMPLIGASGAIMGVVGAAMFMFPYAPVCFVFITFYRLTQGEFTIELPMWGAALYYFAWDILGAMLNFVGIGGTAHLAHLGGAIAAIILCFIMRPKRDDAYVADAKKTLAEGGDYTLLWKRQLEDLAKTQPDNHKVAVALVIRSYEESKMVKPEHLAHFRKHFRAILADPNLLDALAKASIQVIGKDPTALPRGDYVRLGHELVKKSQVHPARTLFEGVRKMSNVPDSEMETATYQLAQNYDQWLNQPESAYNLYYEYYQKYPMSPFIPALTERMRQMYPAVEAAAAARRLT from the coding sequence ATGATCCCGTTCCGCGTCAAGAATCCGCCCGAAAGTCTGCCCATCGCAACCTATAGCTTGATTGCGCTAAACACAATCATTTTCTTCGCGACTCAGCAAGAGATGGAGATTCCGAAGGCGACGGCTGAGGCTCATGGCGTGTCGATTCTGAATCTGTCGCCGATCACGATTCTGACGTCGATGTTTCTCCATGGCGATGTGATGCACCTCATCGGAAACATGCTGTTCCTTTGGATTTTTGGGTCGGCGGTCGAAGGGCGGTTGCGCACGCCCAAGTTCCTTATGCTCTACACCATAGCAGGGTTCGCCGGTGCTCTCGCGCACCTCGGCCTGCTGAGCACCAAGATCACAACGATGCCGTTGATCGGAGCGAGTGGCGCAATCATGGGCGTGGTCGGGGCGGCCATGTTCATGTTCCCATACGCGCCGGTCTGCTTCGTTTTCATCACGTTTTACAGGCTGACGCAGGGCGAATTTACCATCGAATTGCCGATGTGGGGCGCCGCGCTTTACTACTTCGCGTGGGACATCTTGGGTGCGATGCTCAACTTCGTGGGGATCGGAGGCACTGCTCACCTGGCGCACTTGGGCGGCGCGATCGCAGCGATTATTCTCTGCTTCATCATGCGACCCAAGAGGGATGACGCCTACGTCGCAGATGCCAAAAAGACGCTTGCAGAAGGCGGTGATTACACCCTGCTTTGGAAGCGGCAGCTCGAAGATCTGGCAAAAACTCAGCCTGACAACCACAAGGTTGCGGTTGCTCTCGTGATTCGGTCCTACGAAGAATCGAAAATGGTCAAGCCCGAGCACCTCGCGCACTTCCGAAAGCACTTCCGAGCGATATTGGCCGATCCGAATCTGCTCGACGCCTTGGCGAAAGCATCGATCCAAGTGATCGGCAAGGATCCAACCGCGCTTCCACGAGGAGATTACGTCCGGCTTGGTCACGAACTCGTCAAGAAGAGCCAGGTTCACCCCGCGCGAACTCTGTTCGAAGGCGTGCGCAAGATGAGCAACGTGCCAGATTCAGAAATGGAAACCGCGACGTATCAGTTGGCGCAGAATTATGACCAGTGGCTGAACCAGCCCGAATCCGCTTACAACCTCTACTACGAGTACTATCAGAAGTACCCGATGAGCCCGTTCATCCCGGCACTCACCGAGCGCATGCGACAGATGTACCCGGCTGTAGAAGCTGCCGCCGCCGCCCGCCGACTGACTTAG
- a CDS encoding MCP four helix bundle domain-containing protein — protein sequence MKWFKDLSIKSKLIVSFGVLQAVVLILGIYSIHSIKEVDDGLMTVYNDRVVPLNQLKIVSDAYAVNVVDATHKVCFGGFTPAEGAENIANAKTLIDKNWKEYLSTSLTPEEAKLVEEAKTMEGAAKEVTDKIESLMKSGNIKELNKIRETEMYPKIDPLTGKITELADLQVRVAKAEYTSAQGVFKESTAISIGLLIFAIGFGFGIARFLAKDMSGAMNSVRSQLDFLTENEVKGIRSGLASLASGNLTHKVYPSSKSVEVNRKDEFGGLSETLNTVVGEVSLAIESYETARGSLSEALREVQTASETVMAASESLGAQSAQVAESSNGLTQAVSQVAASTEESAIATTRIAEANSQLAYNATTAADRIQQMSEAMETVAGQAHEQIEALTETKVGMELAVANVERTTKGVSEIRTQIDGTSTAVRALGEKGQQIGEIVKTIQDIAEQTNLLALNAAIEAARAGDAGRGFAVVADEVRKLAERASSASGEISELIASVQADVAHSVSATESTQNEVTELDKAAIEMGETFAGLVGYIEKVAAAVESNTTAIQHANKLSGEVLSQIGSVNELSEATAATAQELSATSEENAASAEEMSASVHEQLNSIEELKQMSGDLAQLAESLNQTVSKFELESGSSRGDYLKVA from the coding sequence ATGAAGTGGTTTAAGGATCTATCGATCAAGAGCAAGTTGATCGTTTCGTTTGGGGTTTTACAGGCTGTCGTCCTGATTCTCGGAATTTACAGTATTCACTCGATCAAAGAAGTGGATGACGGTTTGATGACTGTGTACAACGACCGAGTTGTACCGCTCAATCAACTCAAAATTGTCTCCGATGCCTACGCGGTCAACGTTGTTGACGCAACACACAAGGTGTGTTTCGGCGGTTTTACTCCTGCTGAAGGTGCGGAGAACATCGCGAATGCTAAGACTCTTATTGACAAGAATTGGAAGGAGTACTTATCGACCTCGCTGACGCCAGAAGAAGCAAAGCTCGTGGAAGAAGCGAAAACGATGGAAGGTGCCGCCAAAGAAGTCACCGACAAAATCGAATCGTTGATGAAGTCGGGCAACATCAAAGAGCTGAATAAGATTCGCGAAACAGAGATGTACCCAAAGATCGATCCTCTTACAGGGAAGATTACGGAGCTCGCTGACTTGCAAGTGCGCGTCGCCAAGGCTGAATATACAAGTGCACAAGGCGTCTTTAAAGAAAGTACTGCAATTTCGATCGGGTTGCTGATCTTCGCAATCGGCTTTGGATTTGGAATCGCACGATTCTTGGCGAAGGACATGTCTGGTGCAATGAACAGTGTCCGAAGTCAACTCGACTTCTTGACCGAGAATGAGGTCAAAGGAATTCGTTCCGGTCTGGCGTCGCTCGCAAGCGGCAATCTCACTCACAAGGTTTATCCGAGTTCAAAGTCGGTCGAAGTGAATCGAAAGGACGAGTTTGGCGGATTGAGCGAGACACTCAACACTGTTGTTGGGGAAGTTTCGCTGGCAATCGAAAGCTACGAGACTGCACGAGGATCGCTTTCTGAAGCGCTTCGCGAAGTTCAAACCGCATCCGAAACCGTGATGGCAGCTAGCGAATCGCTCGGTGCACAATCGGCACAGGTTGCAGAATCTTCGAATGGCTTGACCCAAGCAGTGAGCCAAGTCGCCGCATCGACGGAAGAATCCGCGATCGCAACGACTCGAATCGCAGAAGCTAACAGCCAACTCGCCTACAACGCAACCACCGCTGCTGATCGAATTCAGCAGATGTCGGAGGCGATGGAAACCGTCGCCGGTCAAGCTCACGAACAGATCGAGGCTTTGACCGAAACGAAGGTTGGCATGGAATTGGCCGTGGCCAATGTGGAACGAACCACCAAGGGTGTCAGCGAAATTCGAACCCAAATCGATGGAACATCGACCGCTGTTCGAGCGCTCGGTGAAAAGGGACAACAGATTGGTGAGATCGTTAAGACCATCCAAGATATCGCTGAACAAACCAACTTGTTGGCATTGAACGCAGCTATCGAAGCCGCCCGCGCTGGTGATGCCGGACGAGGCTTTGCAGTGGTGGCAGACGAAGTTCGCAAGCTGGCAGAACGAGCAAGCTCGGCCTCGGGCGAAATCAGCGAATTGATCGCGAGCGTCCAAGCTGACGTGGCCCACTCCGTGTCGGCAACCGAATCGACCCAGAACGAAGTCACCGAACTTGATAAGGCCGCCATCGAAATGGGCGAGACCTTCGCTGGATTGGTTGGCTACATCGAGAAGGTGGCAGCCGCCGTCGAGTCGAACACGACCGCGATTCAGCACGCGAACAAACTCTCCGGAGAGGTTCTCTCGCAGATCGGATCGGTCAATGAACTTAGCGAAGCGACCGCAGCCACCGCTCAAGAATTGAGCGCAACTTCGGAAGAGAACGCAGCTTCGGCCGAAGAGATGAGCGCATCGGTTCACGAACAGCTGAATTCAATCGAAGAATTGAAGCAGATGTCTGGCGATTTGGCCCAATTGGCAGAATCGCTTAACCAGACCGTCAGCAAGTTCGAACTTGAATCAGGATCGTCGCGAGGCGATTACCTCAAGGTCGCGTAA
- a CDS encoding YciI family protein has protein sequence MKYLCLVYLDKENWDACPDEHCAAYVRELAGRGKLVAGEPLHTIESATTVRVRNGELSVTDGPFAETREMLAGFYLVDAKDLNEAIRIASGIPPAAHGSIEIRPVRQLAGLE, from the coding sequence ATGAAATACCTATGCTTGGTTTACTTGGATAAAGAAAACTGGGATGCTTGCCCAGATGAACATTGCGCAGCATACGTGCGCGAGCTTGCCGGACGCGGCAAGCTCGTCGCAGGCGAGCCTCTGCATACAATCGAATCGGCGACTACGGTTCGCGTGCGTAATGGTGAACTTTCTGTAACTGACGGTCCGTTCGCCGAGACCCGGGAGATGTTGGCTGGATTCTATTTGGTGGACGCTAAAGATTTGAATGAAGCAATTCGAATCGCCTCAGGGATTCCACCCGCTGCACATGGTTCGATTGAAATCCGCCCTGTTCGCCAGCTTGCTGGACTCGAATAA